Proteins encoded within one genomic window of Scheffersomyces stipitis CBS 6054 chromosome 3, complete sequence:
- a CDS encoding zinc finger transcription factor of the LYS14 family — protein HQLPQLNLHSRTEKEKLTQNNHHEVFPLPEITRQPVDASNETQSRLASRSSSQSQSITSLTTPKYTSSSIANLLNDMSTPHPTDSFKNHTSPHSIASTTPTNNHNEKFHAHEETVHNPEVFSFFDQEDLNLLASDLNNIVSNIMYELNFEDKFAKHRNEGDYSDNSFKSTPTSPPQQKDAAIPRNIPFDYIKVKKSHEKLYLEEFYNEFSQIILPFSSFDPDSKKYFNPARDIILRSASNESFLLAAVLAQGAKLSFQKNNVSEDEGAYCNYLAKCLKLLGPALESGAESLNSNIESVLLTVLLLTAANASNSKQDWRPHLKGAKDILLKTSANNFKNSNVLIFCKSWFVTLEILAGTSSKLGGTLASEEEIDSLITSDNEYETSVLKELGIVLDNGYNIMGGYHNDCVGLFRELIKVLARKRKQGKDFKFDNSFDYIKLFSEFYKYSEVEFINKKCILTPEEFDIKNSKNSPLVDVLNLDSSTVIISWMDTTHQCYVMAALITILTTCFGEPFNSPQVQFLANRTISFMSFLTMAPEAPRSIIKCALMMIQWPMLVAGMNCIEEDGKFILMKFFRFSSQVGSGGASYALKRISNIWSRHEKGISDSESEDDKAVDLVSY, from the exons CAGTCCCGTCTTGCTAGTAGACTGTCGCTGCAGTCACAGTCTATCACAAGTTTGACTACTCCCAAATATACCTCTTCGTCTATTGCTAATTTGCTTAATGATATGTCAACGCCACATCCAACGGATTCGTTCAAGAACca CACTTCACCGCATTCTATTGCTAGTACTACTCCTACAAATAACCATAATGAAAAGTTCCATGCACATGAAGAAACGGTCCACAATCCAGAAGTGTTTCTGTTTTTTGATCAggaagacttgaacttgCTTGCATCTGATTTGAACAACATCGTCAGTAACATAATGTATGAACTAAACTTTGAGGACAAGTTCGCCAAGCACAGAAACGAAGGTGACTACTCCGACAACTCATTCAAATCCACGCCTACATCTCCTCCACAGCAAAAGGACGCAGCTATTCCTAGGAATATACCTTTTGACTACATCAAGGTTAAAAAGAGCCACGAGAAATTGtatcttgaagagttcTACAACGAGTTTTCTCAAATAATTCTTCCTTTCAGTTCGTTTGATCCTGATTCgaagaagtacttcaaTCCGGCTAGAGATATAATCCTTAGAAGCGCTTCCAACGAATCATTTCTCTTAGCAGCTGTTCTTGCGCAGGGTGCAAAGCTCTCTTTTCAAAAGAACAATGTCCTGGAAGATGAAGGGGCCTATTGTAATTATTTGGCTAAATGTCTAAAATTGCTTGGCCCTGCTTTGGAAAGTG GTGCTGAGAGTTTGAACTCTAATATTGAATCCGTATTGTTGACTGTATTATTATTGACTGCCGCAAATGCTTCCAACTCAAAACAGGATTGGAGACCTCATCTTAAAGGTGCAAAAGATATCCTTTTGAAAACATCGGCAaataatttcaaaaattcCAATGTTTTAATATTCTGTAAATCGTGGTTTGTGACATTAGAAATTTTGGCAGGTACAAGCTCTAAATTAGGTGGTACTTTGGCATCTGAGGAGGAGATAGACTCCTTGATAACCTCAGATAACGAGTATGAAACTTCCGTGTTAAAGGAGCTTGGAATAGTTTTGGATAATGGCTATAATATCATGGGTGGATATCACAATGACTGCGTTGGTCTattcagagaattgatcaaggtTTTGGCtagaaagagaaaacaGGGGAAGGATTTCAAGTTCGACAATTCATTTGACTATATTAAATTGTTCTCAGAGTTTTACAAGTATTCAGAAGTGGagttcatcaacaagaagtgCATTCTTACACCGGAAGAGTTTGATATTAAGAATTCAAAGAATTCTCCATTGGTTGATGTTCTAAACTTGGATTCATCAACTGTAATTATCAGTTGGATGGACACTACTCACCAATGTTATGTGATGGCAGCGTTAATCACAATCCTTACCACATGTTTCGGAGAGCCATTCAATTCGCCTCAGGTACAATTTCTTGCAAACAGAACTATATCGTTTATGTCATTTTTGACAATGGCGCCAGAGGCGCCTAGGCTGATTATCAAATGTGCTTTGATGATGATTCAATGGCCCATGTTGGTAGCAGGTATGAATTGTATAGAGGAGGATGGTAAATTTATTTTGATGAAATTTTTTAgattctcttctcaagTTGGTTCTGGAGGTGCAAGTTATGCTTTAAAGAGAATTAGCAACATATGGAGTCGACATGAAAAGGGCATAAGCGATTCAGAgtctgaagatgacaagGCTGTGGATCTTGTATCATATTAG
- a CDS encoding predicted protein, translated as MNPDIVDIPLENFFEVIVIGGGTCSLAITARLCEEYPASIYTEDEHQRFHWLRQRGSRVNLINRNVSSRTTFKPPSKDRCYAPRRKFQPSDILVLDAAGERFMSQWDNQFGSCQIPYLRSPMFFHPDPVNVDGLVSFAHLSKRESAGDIMEIKNVVGKEYSKHQLKKLAKKNTRKRTSPIPSTNANHDKPGIIDINMRDWKDYYRPSTKLFEDFCKDIVDRYSLHNNVKKDEAINVEERFINVLGKEEYGKGFVIKSANGETFGCKICIVATGHRGEVNYPIKPFEDPHFPEGSCHTTHLFNKEVNFLGKELMIKPRASKSRSIVIVGGGLTSAQLAHVAANVGISKIYLMLRGPVKIKHFDFHLDWVTKYKNVKKSAFYMKDTDQERWEMIQEAREGGSFNPEYYKKILDHVKNGRVDLMKYTSITNSEWDSDTKTWKLLIKSKSETKTAKGEDIYFERELENIDYIYFATGITANVKSLDFLQPVIQDHDIECVNGFPCLTDNLQWNNDLLLFMIGKNASLRTGPSSANLDGARLGAERIGWYIQDLLSSGKLEWKTRRCKFCSSESPVSNVSLDSKLDGDSESEVETDTDEELSSFDTRLKLASGQMNWYSLLDNM; from the coding sequence ATGAATCCggatattgttgatattcCATTGGAAAATTTCTTCGAAGTGATTGTCATTGGTGGGGGCACCTGCAGCCTTGCGATCACTGCCAGGTTATGTGAAGAGTACCCTGCTTCTATTTACACAGAGGATGAACATCAGAGATTTCACTGGCTCCGCCAAAGAGGTAGTAGGGTCAACCTCATTAATAGAAATGTGTCTTCCCGAACAACATTCAAACCACCTTCAAAGGATAGATGTTACGCACCTAGAAGAAAGTTTCAGCCTCTGGATATTTTGGTACTTGACGCAGCTGGTGAAAGATTCATGAGTCAATGGGATAATCAATTTGGTTCTTGTCAAATCCCATACCTTCGTTCACCCATGTTTTTCCACCCTGATCCTGTTAATGTTGATGGTTTGGTTAGTTTTGCTCACTTGTCAAAACGTGAGAGTGCTGGTGACATTatggaaatcaagaatgtAGTGGGAAAGGAATACTCCAAACACCAATTAAAGAAATTGGCTAAGAAAAACACGAGAAAGAgaacttctccaattcCGTCTACAAATGCTAATCATGACAAACCAGGTATTATTGATATTAATATGAGGGATTGGAAGGACTACTATCGTCCATCTACCAaactttttgaagatttttGCAAGGATATTGTTGACAGATACAGTTTGCACAATAATGTGAAAAAAGACGAAGCCATAAATGTGGAAGAGAGGTTTATCAATGTATTAGGAAAGGAAGAATACGGTAAAGGTTTTGTAATCAAGTCTGCAAATGGTGAAActtttgggtgcaaaatttgcATTGTTGCAACAGGACATCGTGGAGAAGTAAACTACCCGATAAAACCATTTGAGGATCCACACTTTCCAGAGGGAAGTTGTCATACCACAcatttgttcaacaaggaagtGAATTTCCTTGGTAAGGAACTCATGATCAAGCCAAGAGCTTCTAAATCAAGAAGCATTGTCATTGTTGGTGGTGGCTTGACTTCTGCTCAGTTGGCCCATGTTGCTGCAAATGTTGGAATTTCTAAAATATACTTAATGCTTAGAGGACCTGTAAAAATCAAGCATTTTGATTTCCATTTGGATTGGGTGACCAAGTATAAGAATGTTAAAAAATCTGCTTTCTATATGAAAGATACAGACCAAGAGAGATGGGAAATGATCCAAGAAGCCAGAGAAGGTGGCTCATTTAACCCAGAGTATTACAAAAAGATTTTGGACCATGTGAAGAATGGCAGAGTCGATCTCATGAAGTACACTTCTATCACTAATTCAGAATGGGATAGTGATACCAAGACttggaaattgttgatcaaatccaaGTCAGAAACAAAAACAGCCAAAGGTGAAGATATTTATTTCGAACGAGAGCTTGAAAATATCGACTACATCTACTTTGCTACTGGAATTACCGCAAACGTTAAATCTTTAGATTTCCTTCAACCTGTTATACAAGACCATGATATTGAATGTGTTAATGGATTCCCTTGCTTGACAGATAATTTGCAGTGGAATAACGATTTATTGTTGTTCATGATCGGAAAGAATGCCTCTTTGAGAACTGGACCATCATCAGCAAATCTTGATGGGGCCAGATTGGGTGCCGAAAGAATTGGCTGGTACATTCAAGACTTGCTTTCACTGGGGAAACTAGAATGGAAAACAAGGCGTTGTAAGTTTTGCAGCAGCGAATCTCCAGTCTCGAATGTCCTGTTGGATTCAAAGTTAGATGGGGACAGTGAGTCCGAAGTCGAAACAGACACTGACGAAGAGCTTTCGTCGTTTGATACAAGGCTCAAATTAGCCAGTGGCCAGATGAACTGGTATAGTCTACTTGATAATATGTGA
- the DAK2 gene encoding dihydroxyacetone kinase (Dihydroxyacetone kinase (Glycerone kinase) (DHA kinase)~go_function glycerone kinase activity~go_process glycerol metabolism) codes for MTLRKHWKYSEDEDLVLSSLKGLVHSNPAVRLIPSEKVVFNPNSDTSKKITLISGGGAGHEPLHGGYVGDNLLDAAVSGHIFASPSTKQIMAAIRTKSHKEKGTIIVVKNYTGDILHFGLVAERAKNEGYNVELVIVADDVAVGREQNKMVGRRGLAGTAIVHKILGAAVHSENAELKNIAHLGNTINDNLVTISASLDRTSVPGRQMNTSEFTGEDEAEVGLGIHNEPGVKISPIPNIDDLIEDLFHKLLSPDDKDRHYVDFDLHNDDYILLINNIGGTSSLELHLIAEHIVIQLPTKNRPKRILISDFVTSLNSPGFSITLLNLSNIAKAKVGFSTDQLLEFLDAPTDAPGWKPKSYTSKQWEADSVYSESPMTETSHISSSLKTNAVVFEKALVNAMNNLLKNEPDITRYDTIVGDGDCGETLAAGANAILFELKKKGNFHKNLSDPVATLAAITDLVEDSMGGTSGGLYSIYLTKLVGSLGEKKELTTQTFGDAAYSALYDGLFKYTRARVGGRTLVDTLQPFVDTLKGTGDIKASLSAAKKGCENTRELHAKFGRASYVDESEFKTEEGGVPDPGAVGLYAIIEGFVGAL; via the coding sequence ATGACACTAAGAAAGCACTGGAAGTATTCAGAGGACGAGGACCTTGTTCTCTCTAGCCTTAAGGGTTTGGTCCACTCGAATCCGGCAGTTCGCTTGATTCCCTCTGAAAAAGTTGTTTTCAACCCCAATTCTGATacttcaaagaagatcaCATTGATTAGTGGTGGAGGTGCAGGTCATGAACCATTGCACGGAGGGTATGTTGGTGATAACCTTTTAGATGCCGCTGTAAGTGGACATATCTTTGCATCACCTTCTACCAAACAGATCATGGCAGCCATCAGAACAAAGTCTCACAAGGAAAAGGGTACAATTATtgtagtgaaaaattatacaggggatattcttcattttgGCTTGGTTGCGGAGCGGGCTAAAAATGAAGGTTATAATGTTGAACTTGTAATCGTCGCTGATGATGTGGCCGTAGGCAGAGAGCAGAATAAGATGGTAGGCAGAAGGGGATTGGCTGGAACTGCTATCGTTCACAAGATTCTTGGTGCTGCTGTCCATTCCGAGAATGCTGAGCTCAAGAACATTGCCCACTTGGGAAACACCATCAACGACAATCTTGTGACCATATCAGCTTCATTGGATCGTACCTCCGTCCCTGGAAGACAAATGAACACCAGTGAGTTCACtggtgaagatgaagctgAAGTAGGACTTGGAATTCACAATGAACCAGGTGTGAAAATCAGCCCAATTCCAAATATTGATGATTTAATTGAAGACCTTTTTCATAAATTGTTATCTCCTGACGACAAGGACCGCCATTATGTAGATTTTGACTTGCATAATGATGATTACATCTTACTCATTAACAATATTGGtggaacttcttcactcGAATTGCACTTAATTGCTGAACATATTGTCATTCAACTTCCTACCAAAAATCGTCCCAAACGTATTTTAATTAGTGACTTTGTAACTTCCCTCAACTCTCCTGGTTTTTCGATCACTTTGCTTAATCTTTCAAACATTGCTAAAGCAAAAGTAGGGTTTTCAACCGAtcaattgttggaatttttAGATGCACCTACTGATGCGCCTGGATGGAAACCAAAAAGCTATACCTCAAAACAATGGGAAGCCGATTCTGTTTATTCTGAATCTCCAATGACTGAAACGTCTCATATTTCGTCATCTTTAAAGACCAATGCCGTAGTCTTTGAAAAGGCTCTAGTTAACGCAATGAATAATTTGCTTAAAAATGAACCTGATATTACGCGTTACGATACAattgttggtgatggtgaTTGTGGAGAAACATTAGCAGCCGGTGCAAATGCTATTCTCTTTGAATTAAAAAAGAAAGGCAACTTCCACAAGAACCTCTCCGACCCTGTTGCAACTTTGGCAGCCATCACTGATTTGGTGGAAGACAGTATGGGTGGTACTTCTGGAGGTCTTTACTCAATCTATCTTACCAAACTCGTTGGTAGTCTTGGcgagaagaaggaattgacaACGCAGACTTTCGGAGATGCTGCCTATTCTGCCTTGTATGATGGTTTATTCAAGTATACACGAGCAAGAGTAGGAGGCAGAACTCTAGTGGATACATTGCAGCCCTTTGTGGATACCTTAAAAGGGACAGGTGATATCAAGGCTTCCTTGTCTGCAGCTAAGAAAGGCTGCGAAAACACCAGAGAGTTACATGCCAAATTTGGAAGGGCTAGCTATGTTGACGAGTCTGAATTTAAGACCGAAGAGGGTGGGGTTCCCGATCCTGGTGCTGTTGGATTGTATGCAATCATCGAGGGTTTTGTTGGAGCTCTCTAA